From a region of the Daphnia magna isolate NIES linkage group LG1, ASM2063170v1.1, whole genome shotgun sequence genome:
- the LOC116936001 gene encoding peroxiredoxin-4 isoform X1: MSRTQQARLHCFSTDCTRKIIGKKMDSRAFSFVAQITTLLIAVSIVNGDECQTYAGGAVYPRETGKSSGHSLQWTKAMISKPAPFWEATAVVDGSFKDLKLTDFKGKYLVFFFYPLDFTFVCPTEILAFNDRIEEFRALNTELVACSVDSHFTHLAWVNTPKREGGLGPLKIPLLSDLSHKISTDYGVYLEDIGHTLRGLFIIDDKQTLRQITMNDLPVGRSVDETLRLVQAFQYTDHHGEVCPAGWKPGSDTIIPHPEEKKLYFEKQKDEI, encoded by the exons ATGTCACGTACTCAACAGGCCCGGCTGCATTGTTTTTCTACTG attgtacaagaaaaattattggGAAGAAGATGGACTCGAGAGCTTTTTCGTTCGTGGCGCAAATAACAACATTGTTGATTGCAGTAAGTATTGTAAATGGAGATGAGTGTCAGACATATGCTGGTGGTGCTGTCTACCCGAGGGAAACAGGAAAAAGCAGTGGACATTCTTTACAATGGACAAAAGCCATGA tatcaAAACCAGCTCCGTTTTGGGAAGCAACAGCG GTAGTGGATGGCTCATTTAAAGACCTTAAATTAACagattttaaaggaaaatacttggttttcttcttttacccTTTGGATTTCACTTTTGTCT GTCCAACAGAGATTTTGGCCTTCAATGATAGAATTGAAGAATTTCGAGCATTAAACACTGAACTTGTG GCTTGTTCAGTGGACTCTCATTTCACACACTTAGCATGGGTCAATACTCCCAAGAGAGAAGGTGGACTTGGGCCTTTGAAGATACCATTGCTCTCGGATTTATCTCACAAGATTTCAACTGATTATG GAGTCTATTTAGAAGACATTGGTCACACACTTAGAGGTTTATTCATAATTGATGACAAGCAAACACTGAGGCAAATCACAATGAATGATCTG CCAGTAGGCAGATCAGTTGATGAAACGTTAAGACTGGTACAGGCGTTCCAGTATACTGACCACCACGGCGAGGTTTGCCCAGCTGGATGGAAGCCAGGGAGCGATACG ATTATTCCCCATCCGGAAGAGAAAAAACTCTatttcgaaaaacaaaaagatgaaatTTGA
- the LOC116936001 gene encoding peroxiredoxin-4 isoform X4 — protein sequence MSRTQQARLHCFSTDCTRKIIGKKMDSRAFSFVAQITTLLIAVSIVNGDECQTYAGGAVYPRETGKSSGHSLQWTKAMSPTEILAFNDRIEEFRALNTELVACSVDSHFTHLAWVNTPKREGGLGPLKIPLLSDLSHKISTDYGVYLEDIGHTLRGLFIIDDKQTLRQITMNDLPVGRSVDETLRLVQAFQYTDHHGEVCPAGWKPGSDTIIPHPEEKKLYFEKQKDEI from the exons ATGTCACGTACTCAACAGGCCCGGCTGCATTGTTTTTCTACTG attgtacaagaaaaattattggGAAGAAGATGGACTCGAGAGCTTTTTCGTTCGTGGCGCAAATAACAACATTGTTGATTGCAGTAAGTATTGTAAATGGAGATGAGTGTCAGACATATGCTGGTGGTGCTGTCTACCCGAGGGAAACAGGAAAAAGCAGTGGACATTCTTTACAATGGACAAAAGCCATGA GTCCAACAGAGATTTTGGCCTTCAATGATAGAATTGAAGAATTTCGAGCATTAAACACTGAACTTGTG GCTTGTTCAGTGGACTCTCATTTCACACACTTAGCATGGGTCAATACTCCCAAGAGAGAAGGTGGACTTGGGCCTTTGAAGATACCATTGCTCTCGGATTTATCTCACAAGATTTCAACTGATTATG GAGTCTATTTAGAAGACATTGGTCACACACTTAGAGGTTTATTCATAATTGATGACAAGCAAACACTGAGGCAAATCACAATGAATGATCTG CCAGTAGGCAGATCAGTTGATGAAACGTTAAGACTGGTACAGGCGTTCCAGTATACTGACCACCACGGCGAGGTTTGCCCAGCTGGATGGAAGCCAGGGAGCGATACG ATTATTCCCCATCCGGAAGAGAAAAAACTCTatttcgaaaaacaaaaagatgaaatTTGA
- the LOC116936001 gene encoding peroxiredoxin-4 isoform X3 produces MDSRAFSFVAQITTLLIAVSIVNGDECQTYAGGAVYPRETGKSSGHSLQWTKAMISKPAPFWEATAVVDGSFKDLKLTDFKGKYLVFFFYPLDFTFVCPTEILAFNDRIEEFRALNTELVACSVDSHFTHLAWVNTPKREGGLGPLKIPLLSDLSHKISTDYGVYLEDIGHTLRGLFIIDDKQTLRQITMNDLPVGRSVDETLRLVQAFQYTDHHGEVCPAGWKPGSDTIIPHPEEKKLYFEKQKDEI; encoded by the exons ATGGACTCGAGAGCTTTTTCGTTCGTGGCGCAAATAACAACATTGTTGATTGCAGTAAGTATTGTAAATGGAGATGAGTGTCAGACATATGCTGGTGGTGCTGTCTACCCGAGGGAAACAGGAAAAAGCAGTGGACATTCTTTACAATGGACAAAAGCCATGA tatcaAAACCAGCTCCGTTTTGGGAAGCAACAGCG GTAGTGGATGGCTCATTTAAAGACCTTAAATTAACagattttaaaggaaaatacttggttttcttcttttacccTTTGGATTTCACTTTTGTCT GTCCAACAGAGATTTTGGCCTTCAATGATAGAATTGAAGAATTTCGAGCATTAAACACTGAACTTGTG GCTTGTTCAGTGGACTCTCATTTCACACACTTAGCATGGGTCAATACTCCCAAGAGAGAAGGTGGACTTGGGCCTTTGAAGATACCATTGCTCTCGGATTTATCTCACAAGATTTCAACTGATTATG GAGTCTATTTAGAAGACATTGGTCACACACTTAGAGGTTTATTCATAATTGATGACAAGCAAACACTGAGGCAAATCACAATGAATGATCTG CCAGTAGGCAGATCAGTTGATGAAACGTTAAGACTGGTACAGGCGTTCCAGTATACTGACCACCACGGCGAGGTTTGCCCAGCTGGATGGAAGCCAGGGAGCGATACG ATTATTCCCCATCCGGAAGAGAAAAAACTCTatttcgaaaaacaaaaagatgaaatTTGA
- the LOC116936001 gene encoding peroxiredoxin-2 isoform X2, translating into MSRTQQARLHCFSTDCTRKIIGKKMDSRAFSFVAQITTLLIAVSIVNGDECQTYAGGAVYPRETGKSSGHSLQWTKAMISKPAPFWEATAVVDGSFKDLKLTDFKGKYLVFFFYPLDFTFVCPTEILAFNDRIEEFRALNTELVACSVDSHFTHLAWVNTPKREGGLGPLKIPLLSDLSHKISTDYGVYLEDIGHTLRGLFIIDDKQTLRQITMNDLPVGRSVDETLRLVQAFQYTDHHGEVCPAGWKPGSDTLYRFRVMVGNGRQEQ; encoded by the exons ATGTCACGTACTCAACAGGCCCGGCTGCATTGTTTTTCTACTG attgtacaagaaaaattattggGAAGAAGATGGACTCGAGAGCTTTTTCGTTCGTGGCGCAAATAACAACATTGTTGATTGCAGTAAGTATTGTAAATGGAGATGAGTGTCAGACATATGCTGGTGGTGCTGTCTACCCGAGGGAAACAGGAAAAAGCAGTGGACATTCTTTACAATGGACAAAAGCCATGA tatcaAAACCAGCTCCGTTTTGGGAAGCAACAGCG GTAGTGGATGGCTCATTTAAAGACCTTAAATTAACagattttaaaggaaaatacttggttttcttcttttacccTTTGGATTTCACTTTTGTCT GTCCAACAGAGATTTTGGCCTTCAATGATAGAATTGAAGAATTTCGAGCATTAAACACTGAACTTGTG GCTTGTTCAGTGGACTCTCATTTCACACACTTAGCATGGGTCAATACTCCCAAGAGAGAAGGTGGACTTGGGCCTTTGAAGATACCATTGCTCTCGGATTTATCTCACAAGATTTCAACTGATTATG GAGTCTATTTAGAAGACATTGGTCACACACTTAGAGGTTTATTCATAATTGATGACAAGCAAACACTGAGGCAAATCACAATGAATGATCTG CCAGTAGGCAGATCAGTTGATGAAACGTTAAGACTGGTACAGGCGTTCCAGTATACTGACCACCACGGCGAGGTTTGCCCAGCTGGATGGAAGCCAGGGAGCGATACG ctttatCGTTTCAGAGTGATGGTGGGGAATGGACGGCAAGAGCAATGA